In a genomic window of Halostella litorea:
- a CDS encoding GNAT family N-acetyltransferase: MNGTPMTRNLFPDRIETSRLVFERLRHGTVDPFELYEFVSRDDWQGDATEHMPWFRFQRVDQVEEFVDEAERQWDDWDAARYLLRSKDEGGDIVGTTAYSPDWESRRAGSGIVLAKQYWGREYGVERASAFIELTFERYDLDAYYTTCAADNDPSRRMIEKYVERYGGRHEGLLRHHSPRPNGEVTDQHRFSIVRSEYESATRGTETLDFAVDW, from the coding sequence ATGAACGGAACACCGATGACGCGGAACCTCTTTCCCGACCGGATCGAAACGAGCCGCCTCGTCTTCGAACGCCTGCGCCACGGGACCGTCGACCCGTTCGAACTCTACGAGTTCGTCTCCCGGGACGACTGGCAGGGCGACGCGACCGAACACATGCCGTGGTTCCGGTTCCAGCGGGTGGACCAGGTCGAGGAGTTCGTCGACGAGGCCGAACGGCAGTGGGACGACTGGGACGCCGCGCGCTACCTCCTGCGCTCGAAGGACGAGGGCGGCGACATCGTCGGCACCACCGCCTACAGCCCCGACTGGGAGTCGCGGCGGGCGGGGTCGGGTATCGTGCTGGCGAAACAGTACTGGGGGCGGGAGTACGGGGTCGAACGGGCGTCGGCGTTTATCGAACTGACGTTCGAGCGGTACGACCTCGACGCCTACTACACGACCTGCGCCGCCGACAATGACCCCTCGCGGCGCATGATCGAGAAATACGTCGAGCGGTACGGCGGCCGCCACGAAGGGCTGTTGCGGCACCACTCACCGCGCCCGAACGGCGAGGTGACCGACCAGCACCGGTTCAGTATCGTCCGCAGCGAGTACGAGTCCGCGACGCGGGGGACGGAAACGCTGGATTTCGCAGTCGACTGGTAG
- a CDS encoding class 1 fructose-bisphosphatase — protein MDTDPLIGSIARATEPIRERLHEYRRKIDAENPSGDTQVAADDWADGLFYEEFVDAGFVGEYASEERSDVVDVGDGYGLTIDPLDGSSNLLSNSVTGAAIGVYDAPLPARGRDLVAGAIVLFGSYTTVTVATDDGVTRHVVSDGRVVDRDPVAMPDRGDIYGYASTRAETSDDLQAVLDEVGRTRKVRYSGAMVADAAQLLTHGGVLVYPARSSAPEGDLRLQYESNPVAYIVERAGGASSDGTGSILDVEPTNLHQRTPTVLGSPELVDRVAEAIPAEQ, from the coding sequence ATGGATACCGACCCGCTTATCGGTTCGATCGCCCGAGCCACGGAACCCATCAGGGAACGGCTCCACGAGTACCGACGGAAGATCGACGCCGAAAACCCGTCCGGCGACACGCAGGTCGCGGCGGACGACTGGGCGGACGGCCTGTTCTACGAGGAGTTCGTCGACGCGGGGTTCGTCGGCGAGTACGCCAGCGAGGAGCGGTCGGACGTCGTCGACGTCGGGGACGGATACGGACTCACCATCGACCCGCTGGACGGGTCGTCGAACCTGCTCTCGAACTCCGTCACCGGTGCGGCGATCGGCGTGTACGACGCGCCGCTTCCCGCGCGGGGCCGCGACCTCGTCGCGGGGGCGATCGTCCTGTTCGGGTCGTACACGACGGTGACGGTCGCGACGGACGACGGCGTGACGCGTCACGTCGTCTCCGACGGCAGGGTCGTCGACCGCGATCCGGTGGCGATGCCCGACCGGGGCGATATCTACGGCTACGCCAGCACCCGGGCGGAGACGTCCGACGACCTCCAGGCGGTCCTCGACGAGGTCGGACGGACGCGGAAGGTCCGGTACAGCGGTGCGATGGTCGCCGACGCCGCCCAGTTGCTAACCCACGGGGGCGTTCTGGTGTATCCTGCCCGGTCGTCGGCGCCGGAGGGCGACCTCCGCCTGCAGTACGAGTCGAACCCGGTGGCGTACATCGTCGAGCGAGCGGGCGGCGCGTCCTCCGACGGGACGGGGTCGATCCTCGACGTTGAGCCGACGAACCTGCATCAGCGTACCCCGACCGTCCTCGGGTCGCCGGAACTGGTCGACCGCGTCGCGGAAGCGATACCGGCCGAGCAGTAG
- a CDS encoding putative quinol monooxygenase produces MIVVHAAFPIDPDHWDEAMDLVETLVAESNEEPGTIDYRATTDVVDENTIRFVERYEDGDAFESHIGTDHFQAFEDRLPDLLAGEPEVMRFEVSDATELEV; encoded by the coding sequence ATGATAGTCGTTCACGCGGCCTTCCCGATCGATCCGGATCACTGGGACGAAGCGATGGATCTCGTGGAGACGCTCGTCGCGGAGTCCAACGAGGAACCGGGAACGATCGACTACCGGGCGACCACGGACGTGGTCGACGAGAACACGATCCGCTTCGTCGAGCGGTACGAGGACGGGGACGCCTTCGAGTCCCACATCGGGACTGACCACTTCCAGGCGTTCGAGGACCGGCTGCCCGACCTGCTGGCCGGCGAGCCCGAAGTCATGCGGTTCGAAGTGAGCGACGCGACCGAACTGGAGGTGTAA
- a CDS encoding NUDIX hydrolase — MGSERVRYVPKVCAYVTRGGGSELLVFEGPDHAGLQVPKGTVEPGETLQEALLREVKEESGLDLPTSVDCVARDIWARRQSKYYVRHFYHATVKDTLDTWTHVVTGDGDEAGKRFEYSWVDLPADRGFALDLDDYVGMLPSPVKAVQ, encoded by the coding sequence ATGGGTTCGGAGCGCGTGCGGTACGTCCCCAAAGTGTGTGCATACGTTACTCGCGGCGGCGGGAGCGAACTCCTCGTGTTCGAAGGCCCCGACCACGCGGGACTGCAGGTTCCGAAGGGAACGGTCGAGCCCGGCGAGACACTGCAAGAGGCGCTCCTCCGGGAGGTCAAGGAGGAAAGCGGGCTGGACCTCCCGACCTCGGTCGACTGTGTCGCCCGGGACATCTGGGCCCGTCGGCAGTCGAAGTACTACGTTCGGCACTTCTACCACGCGACCGTCAAAGACACCCTTGACACCTGGACGCACGTCGTCACCGGCGACGGCGACGAGGCGGGCAAGCGGTTCGAATACAGCTGGGTCGACCTGCCGGCAGACCGCGGGTTCGCGCTGGATCTCGACGACTACGTCGGGATGCTGCCCTCGCCCGTGAAGGCGGTTCAGTGA
- a CDS encoding glycoside hydrolase 5 family protein, producing the protein MTDEGVSRRWLLAAVGGTGSLAGCSGVLDDAAGTSATSPAEGESTSSPTRDRTATATPQASVEITALEADPAPARQTDTVTVKLTAHNPGPDAFDGQLTLGTAEGVVATKDVSIPAEGTETLAAEREVLRVGERRFEGAVSADGSELARARTSVRVEQSPASFVGVDGTSFALDDGTFYLSGVNPSGEFTFGFGHPHHDRMRPYMFEGLDRVGATVARAFGWNVPVQYGGPFPGEDNAEFFSRFDEVIVRAKRRNVRLAVPIVSGAPSYRTDPEENLAANVPGFVHRSDTAEGINDFYHDEGCIELYKQWVEELLTHENRFTGVEYRDDPTIMLWELGNEVEYLNAWERDSQTIRPWIEEVGPYVKELAGDQLLTTGTHGWPDGRNDFVEDHRPDCIDACSLHWWVGEAHYDLPADEAAALLDEKIAAAHDTLGKPLWFSEYNWGYPGGDSEGIEASFLEERNRKLRQLHDRLDEADVAAAALHELSSKHVLENMAGRTREQESTEVYADADTGTVDELRRYARITREKSTASTVPDLPPDEFRVDRETWQ; encoded by the coding sequence ATGACCGACGAAGGCGTCTCCCGACGGTGGCTGCTCGCGGCGGTCGGGGGAACCGGCTCGCTCGCGGGCTGTTCCGGCGTCCTCGACGACGCCGCGGGGACGAGCGCGACGTCGCCGGCGGAGGGTGAATCGACGTCGTCCCCCACGCGGGACCGGACAGCGACAGCGACGCCGCAGGCGTCCGTCGAGATAACGGCCCTCGAAGCCGACCCCGCCCCGGCCCGACAGACCGACACGGTCACGGTCAAACTCACCGCGCACAACCCCGGACCGGACGCGTTCGACGGGCAGTTGACCCTCGGGACTGCGGAGGGCGTCGTCGCGACCAAGGACGTCTCCATCCCGGCCGAGGGGACCGAAACGCTCGCGGCCGAGCGGGAGGTGCTGCGCGTCGGCGAGCGGCGGTTCGAGGGCGCGGTCAGCGCGGACGGCTCCGAACTCGCCCGGGCGCGGACGAGCGTCCGGGTCGAGCAGTCCCCGGCGTCGTTCGTCGGCGTCGACGGGACGTCGTTCGCGCTCGACGACGGGACGTTCTACCTCTCGGGGGTGAACCCGAGCGGGGAGTTCACGTTCGGGTTCGGCCACCCGCATCACGACCGCATGCGGCCCTACATGTTCGAGGGGCTCGACCGCGTTGGCGCGACCGTCGCCCGCGCCTTCGGCTGGAACGTGCCCGTCCAGTACGGCGGGCCGTTCCCCGGCGAGGACAACGCGGAGTTCTTCAGCCGGTTCGACGAGGTGATCGTCCGGGCGAAGCGCCGCAACGTCCGGCTGGCGGTCCCCATCGTCAGCGGCGCGCCGAGCTACCGCACCGACCCCGAGGAGAACCTCGCGGCCAACGTCCCCGGGTTCGTCCATCGGTCGGACACCGCCGAGGGGATAAACGACTTCTACCACGACGAGGGGTGCATCGAGCTGTACAAGCAGTGGGTCGAGGAGCTGTTGACCCACGAGAACCGGTTCACCGGGGTCGAGTACCGCGACGACCCCACGATCATGCTGTGGGAACTCGGCAACGAGGTCGAGTACCTCAACGCGTGGGAGCGCGACAGCCAGACGATCCGGCCGTGGATCGAGGAGGTGGGGCCGTACGTGAAGGAACTGGCCGGCGACCAGCTGCTGACGACGGGCACCCACGGCTGGCCCGACGGCCGGAACGACTTCGTCGAGGACCACCGCCCGGACTGCATCGACGCGTGCTCGCTCCACTGGTGGGTCGGCGAGGCCCACTACGACCTCCCGGCCGACGAGGCCGCCGCGCTGCTCGACGAGAAGATAGCGGCGGCCCACGACACCCTGGGGAAGCCGCTGTGGTTCAGCGAGTACAACTGGGGGTACCCCGGCGGCGACTCCGAGGGGATCGAGGCGTCGTTCCTCGAGGAGCGCAACCGCAAGCTCCGGCAGTTGCACGACCGGCTCGACGAGGCCGACGTCGCGGCCGCCGCGCTCCACGAACTGTCGTCGAAACACGTCCTGGAGAACATGGCGGGCCGAACGCGGGAACAGGAAAGCACGGAGGTGTACGCGGACGCAGACACCGGCACCGTCGACGAACTCCGCCGATACGCACGGATCACGCGGGAGAAGTCCACCGCCTCGACCGTCCCGGACCTCCCGCCCGACGAGTTTCGGGTGGACCGGGAGACGTGGCAGTGA
- a CDS encoding SufS family cysteine desulfurase yields MTCDPLALKEDFPALDRTVEGSPLVYLDNAATTQTPEQVYDVFEEFYGGYNANVHRGIHALSHEASVAYEEAHDRVADFLGANGGREELVFTKNATESVNLVAHGLGLTELGPGDAIVTTEMEHHATLVTWQQVAERTGADIRFVRVDDDGRLDMDHAAELVGDDTAVVAVTHVSNVLGTVNPVGELADLAHEHDARILVDGAQSAPTRPVDVEALDLDFFAFSGHKMAGPTGIGGLYGKRHLLEEMEPFLYGGGMIDRVSLDEATWNGLPWKFEAGTPPIAEGIALAAAVDYLEDIGMDAVREHENELAQYALERLATRDHVETYGPPAGRERTGLVSFNVDGVHGHDLSSLLNARGIAVRAGDHCTQPLHDAMDVPGSVRASFYVYNTKAEVDALVAAVDGAQEELPAHLASDRYHGKIAEHHAEGSGDATVDDPTIRISRRELTCGDEASFAVSVSPEGVVEGIAVDAESCAVSRAVSDILRSHFRGRSVEEIAAGEPVIPELLAGQFPDLRRDCVLGPEEALRAGVADYLDRQDRVGASDDA; encoded by the coding sequence ATGACCTGCGACCCGCTGGCGCTCAAGGAGGACTTCCCGGCGCTGGACCGGACGGTCGAGGGATCGCCGCTCGTCTACCTCGACAACGCCGCGACCACCCAGACCCCCGAGCAGGTGTACGACGTCTTCGAGGAGTTCTACGGCGGCTACAACGCCAACGTCCATCGCGGCATCCACGCCCTCAGCCACGAAGCTTCGGTCGCCTACGAGGAGGCCCACGACCGAGTCGCCGATTTCCTCGGAGCGAACGGCGGCCGCGAGGAGCTGGTGTTTACGAAAAATGCCACCGAGAGCGTGAACCTCGTTGCGCATGGGCTCGGCCTAACCGAACTCGGTCCGGGCGACGCGATCGTGACGACCGAGATGGAACACCACGCCACGCTCGTCACTTGGCAACAGGTCGCCGAACGGACGGGAGCCGACATCCGGTTCGTCCGGGTAGATGACGACGGACGGCTCGACATGGATCACGCCGCAGAGTTAGTCGGTGACGACACCGCCGTCGTCGCGGTCACCCACGTCTCGAACGTGCTCGGGACGGTCAACCCCGTCGGCGAACTCGCGGACCTCGCCCACGAGCACGACGCTCGTATCCTCGTCGACGGCGCGCAGTCGGCCCCGACACGACCCGTCGACGTCGAGGCACTGGACCTCGATTTCTTCGCCTTCTCCGGGCACAAGATGGCAGGTCCTACCGGGATCGGCGGGCTCTACGGGAAGCGCCACCTCCTTGAGGAGATGGAGCCGTTCCTGTACGGCGGTGGGATGATCGACCGTGTCTCACTCGACGAGGCTACCTGGAACGGGCTACCCTGGAAGTTCGAGGCCGGGACGCCGCCGATAGCCGAGGGGATCGCGCTCGCTGCGGCGGTCGACTACCTAGAAGACATCGGCATGGACGCCGTTCGTGAGCACGAAAACGAACTGGCCCAGTACGCCCTGGAGCGCCTGGCGACTAGGGACCACGTGGAAACGTACGGTCCGCCGGCGGGGCGGGAACGAACGGGGCTCGTCTCGTTCAACGTCGACGGGGTCCACGGTCACGACCTCTCGTCGTTGCTGAACGCCCGGGGGATCGCCGTCCGCGCGGGCGACCACTGTACGCAGCCGCTCCACGACGCGATGGACGTGCCCGGTTCCGTCCGGGCCTCGTTTTACGTCTACAACACGAAAGCCGAGGTCGACGCGCTGGTCGCCGCGGTCGACGGAGCGCAGGAGGAACTGCCGGCCCACCTCGCTTCGGACCGCTACCACGGGAAGATCGCCGAACACCACGCCGAGGGGAGCGGCGACGCGACGGTTGACGACCCGACGATCCGGATCTCGCGCCGGGAACTGACCTGCGGCGACGAGGCGTCGTTCGCCGTATCGGTCTCCCCGGAGGGAGTCGTCGAGGGGATCGCCGTCGACGCCGAAAGCTGTGCGGTCAGCCGGGCCGTCTCGGACATCCTGCGCTCGCACTTCCGCGGACGGTCCGTCGAGGAGATCGCCGCCGGCGAACCGGTGATCCCGGAGCTCCTTGCCGGGCAGTTCCCGGACCTCCGACGCGACTGCGTCCTCGGGCCCGAGGAGGCGCTCCGGGCCGGGGTCGCGGACTACCTCGACCGACAGGACCGCGTCGGAGCCTCCGACGACGCGTAG
- a CDS encoding class I SAM-dependent methyltransferase, producing MPDHRRENRRLWDEWSDAFQSTWNADTADGDLPPAPSPFAPDAPGGHQPEILDSVEGKDYVELGCGGGQGSVGTAGLGADTVVGVDFSGEQLRHARRLRDFYGVDARFVQGDVTNVPLADDGFDVASSEAAFQMVDRLDEAVGEARRVLRDEGVFVLSVPHPLYEALDAESGRIDGSYMDSGPREISIDDYDSVLTVFDRTVADLHNALVDAGFEVRRLIEHQRHEVVENDPADSSLPEILWDVPQSVRFWAVAR from the coding sequence ATGCCGGACCACAGGCGCGAAAACCGACGGCTGTGGGACGAGTGGAGCGACGCGTTCCAGTCCACCTGGAACGCCGACACGGCAGACGGGGACCTCCCGCCCGCGCCGTCGCCGTTCGCGCCGGACGCTCCGGGCGGCCACCAGCCGGAGATCCTCGACTCCGTCGAGGGGAAGGATTACGTCGAACTCGGCTGCGGCGGCGGACAGGGAAGCGTCGGAACCGCGGGGTTGGGGGCTGACACCGTCGTCGGCGTCGATTTCTCGGGCGAACAACTGCGACACGCGAGGCGGTTGCGGGACTTCTACGGCGTCGACGCGCGGTTCGTCCAGGGCGACGTGACGAACGTCCCACTCGCCGACGACGGGTTCGACGTCGCGTCGTCCGAGGCGGCGTTCCAGATGGTCGACCGCCTCGACGAGGCAGTCGGCGAGGCACGGCGCGTACTCCGGGACGAGGGGGTCTTCGTTCTGAGCGTGCCCCACCCCCTCTACGAGGCCCTCGATGCGGAGTCGGGGCGTATAGACGGGAGCTACATGGATTCGGGCCCCCGGGAGATATCGATTGACGACTACGACTCGGTGCTGACGGTGTTCGACCGAACCGTGGCCGACCTTCACAACGCGCTCGTCGACGCCGGGTTCGAGGTCCGGCGGCTGATCGAACACCAGCGACACGAGGTCGTCGAGAACGACCCGGCCGACAGTTCACTCCCCGAGATACTGTGGGACGTCCCCCAGAGCGTTCGGTTCTGGGCGGTCGCACGCTAG
- a CDS encoding winged helix-turn-helix domain-containing protein, protein MSSDRPTDPAGMSPDDAFAALGNETRIETLRVLGDADRPLPFSELKDRVGMRDSGQFNYHLDELRGHFVRQVESEYVLSQTGQRVVEAILSGTVTDAPVVEPTEIDQECHFCGGTVAISYQQEQVDIHCTECDGRLGESLESSTLDLPADFGWLGALPLPPAGVRDRDPEEVLLAATTLGQSEYVAASQGVCPRCSATVSRELRACPDHHADDGICSTCGHRREVLFSARCRVCNFATGGGPVMALFSDADFLSHLLAHGINPVAPDSTMELYGALHNYDVEIDGPDATRVTITHTLGDDTFTKTLGDELPVTTSRETA, encoded by the coding sequence ATGTCGTCAGATCGGCCGACTGATCCGGCGGGGATGTCACCGGACGACGCGTTCGCCGCGCTGGGCAACGAAACCCGGATCGAAACGCTTCGAGTGCTGGGCGACGCCGATCGTCCCCTCCCGTTCTCGGAGTTGAAAGACCGGGTCGGGATGCGGGACTCGGGCCAGTTCAATTACCACCTCGACGAACTCCGGGGACACTTCGTTCGGCAGGTCGAGAGCGAGTACGTCCTCAGCCAGACCGGCCAGCGGGTGGTCGAAGCCATTCTCTCCGGGACGGTCACTGACGCGCCCGTCGTCGAGCCGACGGAGATCGACCAGGAGTGCCACTTCTGCGGCGGGACCGTGGCCATCAGCTACCAGCAGGAACAGGTCGACATTCACTGCACGGAGTGTGACGGGCGACTAGGGGAGTCGCTCGAATCGAGTACGCTCGATCTGCCGGCGGATTTCGGCTGGCTCGGTGCACTTCCGCTCCCGCCCGCCGGCGTTCGGGATCGCGATCCCGAAGAGGTGCTCCTGGCCGCGACGACGCTCGGCCAAAGCGAGTACGTAGCAGCGAGCCAGGGCGTCTGTCCCCGGTGTTCGGCGACGGTGTCCCGCGAACTCCGGGCGTGTCCGGACCACCACGCGGACGACGGGATCTGTTCGACGTGTGGGCACCGCCGGGAGGTGCTGTTCTCGGCGCGGTGTCGCGTGTGTAACTTCGCGACGGGTGGCGGTCCCGTGATGGCGCTGTTTTCGGATGCCGATTTCCTCTCGCATCTCCTCGCACACGGCATCAACCCGGTCGCGCCGGACTCCACGATGGAACTCTACGGGGCGCTCCACAACTACGACGTCGAGATTGACGGGCCCGACGCGACCCGCGTCACGATCACGCACACGCTCGGTGATGACACGTTCACGAAGACGCTCGGCGACGAACTCCCGGTGACGACTAGTCGAGAAACAGCCTGA
- a CDS encoding NUDIX domain-containing protein yields the protein MSDHTHDSSEVIESVTDPETLAERSDVAVEEETDSLPPSGLDHWRGKAGLVGVGVTSESGELLLWDGVHGWTLPYVEVAEGEDFAARAREAVETLTGVTPTIVGVERATRVTYQQADGDDSATVHQFVFRASPVDAETASEMAEGEDAAVKWVTELDEAAIRAEDPDDIEAEAADIRLFLD from the coding sequence ATGAGCGACCACACGCACGACTCGTCGGAGGTCATCGAGTCGGTGACCGACCCCGAAACGCTCGCCGAGCGAAGCGACGTCGCCGTCGAGGAGGAAACCGACTCGCTTCCCCCATCAGGCCTCGACCACTGGCGAGGAAAAGCCGGTCTCGTCGGAGTCGGCGTCACGAGCGAATCCGGGGAGTTGCTGCTCTGGGACGGCGTTCACGGCTGGACGCTCCCGTACGTCGAAGTCGCGGAGGGGGAGGACTTCGCGGCCCGGGCGCGGGAGGCCGTCGAGACGCTGACCGGCGTGACCCCGACCATCGTCGGGGTCGAGCGGGCGACACGGGTGACGTACCAGCAAGCGGACGGCGACGACTCGGCGACCGTACACCAGTTCGTCTTCCGTGCAAGCCCCGTCGATGCGGAGACGGCGAGTGAGATGGCCGAAGGCGAGGACGCAGCCGTCAAGTGGGTGACCGAACTGGACGAGGCGGCGATTCGGGCGGAGGACCCGGACGACATCGAGGCGGAAGCGGCGGACATCAGGCTGTTTCTCGACTAG
- a CDS encoding ion channel yields the protein MSARGGRDGVGRARDVLADASAVSALVFSIQSFVTLIFGDIPGGTTLLTRLLSSAQGFLGAFFIALFVFTLTRRIHR from the coding sequence GTGAGCGCTCGCGGCGGGCGCGACGGGGTCGGTCGCGCGCGGGACGTCCTGGCCGATGCGAGCGCCGTCTCCGCGCTCGTGTTCAGCATCCAGAGCTTCGTCACGTTGATCTTCGGCGATATCCCCGGCGGGACGACGCTGCTGACGCGGCTGCTCAGTTCCGCACAGGGGTTCCTTGGGGCGTTCTTCATCGCGCTGTTCGTGTTCACGCTCACGCGCCGGATCCATCGCTGA
- a CDS encoding universal stress protein, with the protein MYDRILLSTDGTVASERAESHALDLAAAHDAVLHVLYVVDEDVVTAYSGDEYVDEAESPEHGLEERAEETLSELRRRAAEAGVDVETSIRHGQPAETIVGYADDHDLDLLVLGTKRRPDEYRALLGSVTDRVLRLTTRPATVVKTEVGE; encoded by the coding sequence ATGTACGACCGAATCCTGCTCTCGACGGACGGTACGGTCGCGTCCGAACGGGCCGAGTCACACGCGCTCGACCTCGCCGCCGCTCACGACGCCGTCCTCCACGTACTCTACGTCGTCGACGAGGACGTCGTGACCGCCTACAGCGGCGACGAGTACGTCGACGAAGCCGAAAGCCCCGAGCACGGCCTCGAGGAACGCGCGGAGGAGACGCTGTCGGAACTCCGCCGCCGCGCAGCGGAGGCCGGCGTCGACGTCGAGACGTCGATACGACACGGCCAGCCAGCGGAGACCATCGTGGGATACGCGGACGACCACGACCTGGACCTGCTCGTGCTCGGGACCAAGCGGCGGCCGGACGAGTACCGCGCCCTGCTGGGGAGCGTCACCGACCGCGTCCTCCGGTTGACCACCCGGCCAGCCACCGTCGTGAAAACCGAGGTCGGCGAGTAG
- a CDS encoding MFS transporter: MFRRVWDDPTTRRWVGWAALAGAFVLVNFHRVSTGVLADTLSRVFDTTGAELGLLHSAFFYIYAPMQLFAGILTDRWGTRRVATLGSAVMGLGVVWFSFSGTYLAGFLARVLIGLGGGVIYIATLRYCANWFRADEFATVTGLTLSASAVGGLLAATPLAVLVAAVGWRDGLLGVGLAGFALTAAVFVLVRDTPADAGLAAVEGTPESTEQSFSEVLDGVRAVFDRRDTWIMGTMLFFAAGMNFTVMGLWGVPYVVQAYDVSVRTASLYTLAGNAGLVFGSPILGWLSDRLKERTGIILVSAVVYFLAYASIVVLGTPPLWYVGLVFFGVMFLLGGFTLSYTVIKERHTAARSGTATGTINGLSFLGAAVLPGVMGWALDVFWTGETVAGSRVYTLLGYRVAFGIAAVSGLVALGCAAWLHHRAG, from the coding sequence ATGTTCCGTCGCGTCTGGGACGACCCGACCACGCGCCGGTGGGTCGGCTGGGCGGCCCTCGCCGGCGCGTTCGTCCTCGTCAACTTCCACCGCGTCTCGACGGGCGTCCTCGCGGACACCCTCAGCCGGGTGTTCGACACGACGGGCGCGGAGCTCGGCTTGCTCCACTCGGCGTTTTTCTACATCTACGCCCCGATGCAGTTGTTCGCGGGCATCCTCACCGACCGGTGGGGAACGCGCCGGGTCGCGACGCTCGGTTCGGCCGTGATGGGCCTCGGCGTCGTCTGGTTCTCGTTCAGCGGCACCTACCTTGCCGGCTTTCTCGCCCGCGTGCTCATCGGGCTCGGCGGCGGCGTCATCTACATCGCGACGCTGCGGTACTGTGCCAACTGGTTCCGGGCCGACGAGTTCGCGACCGTGACGGGGCTGACGCTCTCGGCGTCGGCGGTCGGCGGGCTCCTCGCGGCGACGCCGCTCGCCGTCCTCGTCGCGGCCGTCGGCTGGCGCGACGGCCTGCTCGGCGTCGGCCTGGCCGGGTTCGCCCTCACCGCGGCGGTGTTCGTCCTCGTCCGGGACACGCCGGCCGACGCCGGGCTGGCGGCCGTCGAGGGCACGCCCGAATCCACCGAACAGAGCTTCTCGGAGGTGCTCGACGGCGTCAGGGCGGTGTTCGACAGGCGCGACACCTGGATCATGGGTACGATGCTGTTTTTCGCCGCGGGGATGAACTTCACCGTCATGGGGCTGTGGGGCGTGCCCTACGTCGTGCAAGCCTACGACGTCTCCGTCCGGACCGCGTCGCTGTACACGCTCGCCGGCAACGCCGGCCTCGTGTTCGGGTCGCCTATCCTCGGGTGGCTCTCGGACCGACTGAAAGAGCGGACCGGGATCATCCTCGTCTCCGCCGTGGTGTACTTCCTCGCGTACGCGAGCATCGTCGTTCTCGGGACGCCGCCGCTGTGGTACGTCGGGCTGGTCTTCTTCGGCGTGATGTTCCTGCTCGGCGGGTTCACGCTCTCCTACACCGTCATCAAGGAGCGCCATACGGCGGCGCGGTCGGGCACCGCGACGGGCACGATAAACGGGCTGAGCTTCCTCGGCGCGGCCGTCTTGCCGGGCGTCATGGGCTGGGCCCTCGACGTCTTCTGGACGGGCGAGACGGTGGCGGGCAGTCGGGTGTACACGCTGCTCGGCTATCGCGTCGCGTTCGGCATCGCCGCCGTGAGCGGACTCGTCGCGCTCGGCTGTGCGGCGTGGCTCCACCATCGCGCGGGGTAG
- a CDS encoding putative quinol monooxygenase, with amino-acid sequence MIVVHSSIPIDPDRFDEAKEFIATLAERSRAEDGTVRYRAMVDIEASATVRFFEQYEDEAAWTAHTESEHYEEFMDRLPDLVDGPMETVNVVNGEAHVHRFTADDLDGDSA; translated from the coding sequence ATGATAGTCGTCCATTCGAGCATCCCGATCGACCCGGACCGCTTCGACGAGGCGAAGGAGTTCATCGCGACCCTCGCGGAGCGGTCGCGGGCGGAGGACGGGACGGTCCGGTATCGGGCGATGGTCGACATCGAGGCGTCCGCTACCGTGCGGTTCTTCGAACAGTACGAGGACGAAGCGGCCTGGACGGCACACACCGAGTCCGAGCATTACGAGGAGTTCATGGATCGGCTTCCGGACCTGGTCGACGGCCCGATGGAGACGGTCAACGTCGTGAACGGGGAGGCCCACGTTCACCGCTTTACCGCGGACGACCTCGACGGGGATTCGGCCTGA